One Nocardia farcinica genomic region harbors:
- a CDS encoding IclR family transcriptional regulator, whose translation MRTSSPAGVPVSVVERISLVLDTFNGAGPLTLAQVTSRTGLPRSSVHRLLEQLAGAGWLARSPEQTYELGVKAYEMGQAALNQNRLLQGARPVMQAFAHRTGLTVQLAVVDHGDTVYLAKVNGRSSGPTPTAVGQRVPAHLTAVGKAQLAVTEAGRNPQVIQGLAHTDNGELVRRTVHSITTDTQLAEELAAVRDRGAAFDRGEAFPGLGCLGVSLGPADHIYGNLAGISVCAPITSLDYRKLVGPVRVLAREIWDRCVAADLATH comes from the coding sequence GTGAGAACATCAAGCCCCGCGGGCGTGCCGGTCTCGGTCGTCGAGCGGATTTCGCTGGTATTGGACACGTTCAACGGTGCGGGCCCGCTGACGCTGGCCCAGGTGACCTCGCGGACCGGCCTCCCCCGCTCGTCGGTGCACCGCCTGCTGGAACAGCTGGCCGGTGCCGGGTGGTTGGCCCGCTCGCCCGAGCAGACCTACGAGCTCGGCGTCAAGGCGTACGAGATGGGACAGGCCGCGCTCAACCAGAACCGACTGCTCCAGGGCGCCCGCCCGGTCATGCAGGCCTTCGCGCACCGCACCGGGCTGACCGTCCAGCTCGCCGTCGTCGACCACGGCGACACCGTCTACCTGGCCAAGGTCAACGGCCGGTCGTCGGGCCCGACGCCGACCGCGGTCGGGCAGCGGGTGCCCGCCCACCTGACCGCCGTCGGCAAAGCGCAACTCGCCGTCACCGAGGCCGGCCGCAACCCCCAGGTGATCCAGGGGCTGGCGCACACCGACAACGGCGAGCTGGTCCGGCGTACCGTCCACAGCATCACCACCGACACCCAGCTGGCCGAGGAACTCGCCGCCGTGCGCGACCGGGGGGCCGCCTTCGACCGGGGTGAGGCGTTCCCCGGCCTCGGCTGCCTCGGTGTCTCGCTCGGCCCGGCCGACCACATCTACGGCAACCTGGCCGGCATCTCGGTGTGCGCCCCGATCACCTCGCTCGACTACCGCAAGCTGGTCGGCCCGGTCCGCGTGCTGGCCCGCGAGATCTGGGACCGCTGCGTCGCCGCCGACCTGGCCACCCACTAG